Genomic segment of Streptomyces longhuiensis:
GACGGTCGTCGCCACCTCGAACCAGAGGAGCGCCTTGAGCCCGATGCGGCCGAAGGCCTTGAGGTCTCCGGCTTTGGTGATTCCGGCGACGACCACGCAGAAGACAAGGGGCGCGATCATCGCCTTGATGAGACGTACGAAGCCGTCGCCGAGCGGTTGGACGGCTGTGCCCGCGTGGGGCCACAGCCGTCCGACGACGACTCCGATCACGAGTGCGCAGGCGACCTGCGCGAACAATGAGGTACGTAGTACGCGTGCGGCGCGTCGCGGCAGGGACGGTACGGACTGCGGCACGGGCATTCCTCCGGAGCAACGTCAGTGACTTGTGCGGATTCTGCTATGCGGAAACTGGATTCCAATATCTGTTCCGCGAAGCGTCACTATGTCGGAGTGGCGGCTTCCGTAGAAGACCCCGATGTCACATCGGCGTAAATCTTGGATATTGCTCCAAGGCCGGAGGGCGTGCCCGCGCCCATGCCCCTCAGCAGTGCCTGCGGTCCACCGTCAGCGCACCCTGTGCCGTGGCCAGCTCGCGGTCGTAGCAGCCATTGGGGCTGGTCAGACGGTATCGCTCACGACTGGTACCCACAGCGTGCCGTTCGTCACGCGGAACGTTCGCCGTGTACGAGGCGTCGCCCGTGTAGGTGTCGTCGAGCACCGTCCACACCGCGCGGCCCGCACCCGCGGCCCGTCCCGTCTCCGCCCGGTCGCCGAGCTCGATCACGGTCCGCAGCCGGTTGTCCGCGTCGAGCGTGGTGGCGCCGTCCATCGTGTAGGTCCGGTTCGTACGAAGGGTGTGGTGGCCGGAGACGACGGTCTGGCGATCGGTCCAAGTCCCCTTCAGCGCGTCGTTGTTCTCGCCGTCGGTCCAGCGGTGCGTGGACGTGCTGGTGAGATCGCGGGTGACGGTGGTGGCGACGCGGCCGTGCGAGGTGTTCACATAGCCCGACACCGTCAGCCGGTGCCCGCCCTCCGCGTCGAGGCGGTACTCGTCCGTGCCGGGCGTGTACGTCGTCGAGCTGTCCGGCTCGCTCTCCTTGTGGCCGGTCAGCGCGCCGGTGACGCGCGCACTCCCGCCGTCCTGCCAGACGAGCACGTTGACCGGGGCGCTCCAGCCGCTCTGGCCTTTGGGGACACCCACGACGGAGACGTCGACCTGGTGCGGACGGCCGTCGTCGAGGAGTCCGGCGAACGGCGTCAGGTCGTACTGCAGAGGCCGAACATCGAAAGCTCCGGGGGCCGGAATCACGTACCAGAGGAAGGGGTTGGACCAGCCTCCCGTCCAGACGTTCGGGAACGGCGAGGCGATGCCCGCGAGTTGGCCGTCCACGGAGATCTGCACCTCCCGGTACGGGCCGCCGTCCGCCTTGCACGAGTACGGGACCTCGTTCGGTACCGCCAGGTACCAGAACTCCTCGCAGCCGCCGCCGGATCCGGTGGCGTACACCTCGGCGACGATGCGCTCGCTGTTGCGCGGGGCGGTGAGTGTGCCCTGGTCGAGGGTGAGTACGCGGTCGGGGGTGTCCGTGGCGGGCCGACGCTTCGCGTGCGGCTCGGCGGCGTAGAAGGTGAGAGTGGCCTTGACCTCGATGACGCCGGTGTACGTGTCGTCGACAACGTTGCCTATGAGCATCTCGACCGGCTGGTCGGCCCGCAGGGTGTCGCTGTAGCGGGTGACGTCCTTTTCCACATTCCAGGCGATGCCGTCGGGCGAGGGCTCGGGGGTGGAGGTGCGCAGGACTTCGACGCCGCCGACGTGCAGATAGCCGAGACGGTCGAACTGCCGCCCCTTGACCTTGCCTTCGAGACGCAGGACGACCTTGCTCCACCGGTCGCCGCAGCCCTTGGGCGGGGTGTAACTGCCCTTGTAGGGCGTGAAGTCACGGAACTCGGTCTCGGCGAGCGTCACGCGGCAGGACTTGGTGGCGGGCTTGGCCACCGGTGGCGTGGCGGTGATCGGGTCGTGCCAGTCGGTGCCGAACTCTGCTGGTGGGTCGACGGGTTGGGGTACGGCGGGATGGCCGGCGGCGGACGCCTCGGCGGGACGGGCTTCGGCGGAGGCGGTGGCGGCCTGGCCGGCGAGGGCAGCGGCCGCGAGGGTCACCGCGGCCAGCATGGACATGACGCGTCTTCTCATGAGGGGTGTTGTACGGGGCGGACGCGGCCCCCGCAACAGCCCGTGCCCATGCCGGGCAGCGCGTCAGCTCTTCAACTCCTCGCCCTTCAACCCTTCACCCCTTCAGCCCTTCAGCCCTTCAGCTCTTCAGTGACGCCTTGTCGCCCATCACCACGACCGGGTGCTGCTTGGGGTCGATGGTGCGCAGCAGGTACTCCATGCCGGACTTGGACAGGCTCACGCACGCCGATGTGCCGCTGCCGTGGTCCATGTGGAGCCAGATGCTGCCGCCCTTGGTCTGCCCCTGGGGCCGGGTCGGGTCGTTCGGCGCGGTGCCCTTCACGCGGTTGTAGTCGATGGCGATGACGTAGTCGAAGTCGTGCCAGTGCGACTTGGCCCAGTAGTGCGGGGCCTGGAACGACGCGGCCTGCGTGTACGGCAGTTTCGCGCCCGGGTCGGCGAGTACACCGCCCGCGTCGGTGAGGGTGAACACTCCTATGGGGCTTCGCTTGTCGCCCTCGCGGTGGTCGGCGGTCCAGCCCTTCTTGCCGTTGTGGGCGGGCCAGCTGCGCGTCTTGTCCCAGGTGGAACCGGACTTCGTGTAGAGCACGACGGTCGAGTCACCGGAGTTCTTGCCGTCGCCGTAGACCGCGACGACCTGTCGCGCGTCCTGGGGGATCTTCGACTGGAGCTGGTTCCCGACGTCGGGAATGCGCTTGAGGTCGACGGCCAGGCGGTCCTCCTGCCGCGTGTCGGCCGAGCCCGAGTCGGCCTTGCGCCCGGTCCCGTCGCCCCCACTCGAACCGCCGCAGGCGGACAGGGTCATGAGAAGGACGCTGCAGGCCGCCGCAGCGACCGCCGTTCGAACCGCACCCGCGTTACGCATGCGGTCCATGGTCGCACCACGCACCACGTGCCCCCGACCGGCCCTGCCCCCGGCGTCGAACACGGGCCGAAACTTTGCCCCACGGCGGAAAACCGTTTGCCTCCGGTGCCTGAATCCCGCGAACCTTGCACGGTTTGTTCCGTCCGTACCCCCGACTTCGCACTCCCCTTCCAAGCCCTGGGACGCCATGCAGATCCACGATCTTCCGTATCCCGACCCGGGCCTGCCGGATGCCCGCTCCGGCCCCCGCTTCCTGCTCTGGCTGGGCCGGAACCAGCTCGGCGGCCAGTTCAAGTCCCTCTGCTGGGGACTCCTGCACTTCCTGTCCGTCGCCTCCCTTCCCTACGGTGTCGGCTTCGCCGTGCAGGCCGTGGTCGACGGCTCAGGCCCACGGCTCGCCCTCGCGGGCGGGCTCATCCTGCTTCTCGGCGCCGCGCTGGCCCTCGGCGACACGATGCTGCACCGGACGGCGGTCACCAACTGGATCACCGCGGCGGCCCGGGTCCAGCAGCTCCTCGCCCGCAGGACGGCGGCCTTGGGCGCCGCGCTGACCCGGCGGGTCGCCGCCGGTGAGGTCGTCGCCGTCTCCACGGGCGACGTCGAGAAGATCGGCTGGTTCGTCGAGGCGCTGTCGCGTTTCGCCGCCGCCGCGCTCACCGTCGTCGTGGTCTGCGTCGGGCTGGTCTTCTACCAGCCGGCGCTGGGCATCGTCGTCGCCGTCGGCATGCCGGTCCTCGCGCTCGCCGTCCTGCCGCTCCTCCCCCGCGCCACCCGCCGCGCCGACCATCAGCGCGAGAAGGCGGGCCGCGCCACGGAACTCGCCTCGGACACCGTTGCGGGACTGCGTGTCCTGCGCGGCATCGGCGGCGAGGAACTGTTCCTCGACCGCTACCGCCGCGCCTCGCAGGAGGTCCGTACGGCCGCCGTGCGCAGCGCGCGCATGTGGTCCCTGATCTCCGCGGTCCAGGTGCTGCTGCCTGGCCTGCTGCTGATCGCGGTCGTCTGGTACGGGATCGAACTGGCCCGCCAGGGCCGGATCACCGTCGGTGAACTCGTCACCGTGTACAGCGCCGTGATGATCCTCAACTACCCGTTGCGGCACTTCGAGGAGATCGCCATGGCGTACTCCTTCTCGCGCCCCTCGGCCCAACGCGCGGCGCGCGTCCTCTCCCTCGAACGGGTCACGGAACCGGGCGGACTCCGCGCCGCCGAGGCACCGGCCGGTGACCTGTACGACCCGGTGACGGGGCTGCTGGCCCCCGCGGGCCGGCTCACCGCCGTGGTGTGCGGCGACCCTGACCTCGCGGGCCGGCTCGCGGACCGACTCGGGGGGCACCCCACGGAGGCGGACACCGGGATCGGTTCGGAGGCGGGTTCCGCTTCGGGGTCGGGTTCGGGTTCGGGTTCGGGTTCCGGGTCAGGGTCCGGCTCGGATTCGGATTCCGGCTCCAGCTCCCGCTCCCGCTCCGGAAGCGACCCTGACGAGCCGACAACGCCCTTCACCGCGCTGCCTTCCGTGCTGCTCGGCGGGGTG
This window contains:
- a CDS encoding ABC transporter transmembrane domain-containing protein, with the protein product MQIHDLPYPDPGLPDARSGPRFLLWLGRNQLGGQFKSLCWGLLHFLSVASLPYGVGFAVQAVVDGSGPRLALAGGLILLLGAALALGDTMLHRTAVTNWITAAARVQQLLARRTAALGAALTRRVAAGEVVAVSTGDVEKIGWFVEALSRFAAAALTVVVVCVGLVFYQPALGIVVAVGMPVLALAVLPLLPRATRRADHQREKAGRATELASDTVAGLRVLRGIGGEELFLDRYRRASQEVRTAAVRSARMWSLISAVQVLLPGLLLIAVVWYGIELARQGRITVGELVTVYSAVMILNYPLRHFEEIAMAYSFSRPSAQRAARVLSLERVTEPGGLRAAEAPAGDLYDPVTGLLAPAGRLTAVVCGDPDLAGRLADRLGGHPTEADTGIGSEAGSASGSGSGSGSGSGSGSGSDSDSGSSSRSRSGSDPDEPTTPFTALPSVLLGGVPLDELPLDTARTAVLVQDKDPVLLSGTLAELLDVPSSGSVRPEEALAAAQCADVLDALSQASLDDDPMNARITERGRSLSGGQRQRLALARSLVTDPEALVLDEPTSAVDSHTEARIAEGLRALRSGRTTVVLTSSPLLLDRAHRVVLVHEGTVAAVGEHRELILTDPRYRAVVTRETDEEVASADLSRNTGTTLRNEPGIDDAGIEELTEIEETA
- a CDS encoding peptide-N4-asparagine amidase, with product MRRRVMSMLAAVTLAAAALAGQAATASAEARPAEASAAGHPAVPQPVDPPAEFGTDWHDPITATPPVAKPATKSCRVTLAETEFRDFTPYKGSYTPPKGCGDRWSKVVLRLEGKVKGRQFDRLGYLHVGGVEVLRTSTPEPSPDGIAWNVEKDVTRYSDTLRADQPVEMLIGNVVDDTYTGVIEVKATLTFYAAEPHAKRRPATDTPDRVLTLDQGTLTAPRNSERIVAEVYATGSGGGCEEFWYLAVPNEVPYSCKADGGPYREVQISVDGQLAGIASPFPNVWTGGWSNPFLWYVIPAPGAFDVRPLQYDLTPFAGLLDDGRPHQVDVSVVGVPKGQSGWSAPVNVLVWQDGGSARVTGALTGHKESEPDSSTTYTPGTDEYRLDAEGGHRLTVSGYVNTSHGRVATTVTRDLTSTSTHRWTDGENNDALKGTWTDRQTVVSGHHTLRTNRTYTMDGATTLDADNRLRTVIELGDRAETGRAAGAGRAVWTVLDDTYTGDASYTANVPRDERHAVGTSRERYRLTSPNGCYDRELATAQGALTVDRRHC
- a CDS encoding L,D-transpeptidase family protein, producing the protein MRNAGAVRTAVAAAACSVLLMTLSACGGSSGGDGTGRKADSGSADTRQEDRLAVDLKRIPDVGNQLQSKIPQDARQVVAVYGDGKNSGDSTVVLYTKSGSTWDKTRSWPAHNGKKGWTADHREGDKRSPIGVFTLTDAGGVLADPGAKLPYTQAASFQAPHYWAKSHWHDFDYVIAIDYNRVKGTAPNDPTRPQGQTKGGSIWLHMDHGSGTSACVSLSKSGMEYLLRTIDPKQHPVVVMGDKASLKS